A genomic segment from Peribacillus sp. ACCC06369 encodes:
- a CDS encoding PRK06851 family protein, whose protein sequence is MTGKVMHYFAGGNTAKGFYSLYDSNLAGLERLFILKGGPGSGKSTIMKKIGQEWLDKDYDIEYLHCSSDNDSIDGVIIPALKIGLVDGTAPHVIEPKAPGAIEEYVNLGAAWNSQQLASERAAIIRLTNARSKSFEKAYALFAEALKIHDEWEDIYKANIDFAKLNGLTNKLIEGFYRDIILNKKSDVRHRFLGAATPKGAVDFIPNITEGIQKRYFLKGRPGSGKSTMLKKIAKAAEQRGFDVEVYHCGFDPHSLDMVIVREVGIAIFDSTSPHEYFPSCEGDEIIDIYKTAILPGTDEIYADQLKDVSSRYRTKMNEATASLAKAKELHDELEKIYVKAMDFTAIDDIQRDIHEQIIERAQEVDSQTILH, encoded by the coding sequence GTGACAGGAAAAGTGATGCATTATTTCGCTGGAGGCAATACGGCTAAAGGTTTTTATAGTTTATATGATTCCAATTTAGCAGGCCTGGAAAGATTATTCATATTAAAAGGCGGACCTGGTTCCGGTAAATCGACCATAATGAAAAAAATCGGCCAAGAATGGCTGGATAAAGACTATGACATCGAGTATTTACATTGTTCGTCCGATAATGATTCCATTGATGGCGTGATCATACCGGCTTTGAAAATCGGACTCGTGGATGGGACCGCGCCGCATGTGATTGAGCCGAAGGCACCTGGGGCCATTGAGGAATATGTCAATCTAGGAGCTGCCTGGAATTCCCAGCAGCTGGCTTCTGAAAGAGCCGCCATCATAAGATTGACGAATGCGAGAAGCAAGAGTTTCGAGAAGGCATATGCCCTATTCGCTGAAGCATTGAAGATACATGATGAATGGGAAGACATTTATAAAGCAAATATTGATTTCGCAAAATTGAACGGGTTGACCAATAAATTGATAGAAGGCTTTTATAGAGATATCATCCTCAATAAGAAGTCGGATGTTCGTCACCGATTCTTAGGGGCCGCTACACCAAAGGGTGCAGTTGATTTCATCCCCAATATTACTGAGGGAATACAAAAACGGTACTTTTTAAAGGGACGCCCAGGTTCAGGGAAATCAACGATGCTGAAGAAGATTGCAAAGGCTGCGGAACAAAGAGGCTTTGATGTGGAAGTATATCATTGCGGTTTCGATCCGCATAGCTTGGACATGGTAATTGTCCGGGAGGTAGGGATCGCCATTTTTGACAGCACATCCCCTCATGAATATTTCCCGAGTTGTGAAGGTGATGAAATCATTGATATATATAAAACGGCCATCCTGCCAGGAACGGACGAAATTTATGCTGATCAGTTAAAGGATGTTTCCTCCAGGTACCGGACGAAAATGAATGAAGCGACAGCCAGTCTGGCTAAAGCAAAAGAGTTGCATGACGAACTTGAAAAGATTTATGTAAAAGCGATGGACTTTACAGCCATCGATGACATTCAAAGAGACATCCACGAACAGATTATTGAACGGGCACAGGAAGTTGATAGCCAAACGATCCTGCATTAA
- a CDS encoding Cof-type HAD-IIB family hydrolase, whose product MIKTIAIDMDGTLLNKMQKVSEENKHAIQRAQSEGVEVIIATGRSYVEARFALDEAGIVCPVICVNGAALFTEDGKIAASNPMSAATAKMVAGFLEEQGIYFEIYTSQGIYSKDYENAISALVDVFVTANPDIDPENMRKYAEERLQLGQVTSISDYSELFSHSNVEYYKILSFSKDLSLLNQIATKLKGQGVTVTSSGRENVEIMSGTAQKGTALETYVNEKSGSMQETMAIGDNYNDVSMFERVGLSVAMGNAPLDIQKLCDEVTGKNDESGVAEAILKVLKQSAY is encoded by the coding sequence TTGATAAAGACGATTGCGATTGATATGGACGGAACATTGTTAAACAAAATGCAAAAGGTCAGTGAGGAAAATAAACATGCAATCCAGAGGGCGCAAAGTGAGGGAGTGGAAGTGATCATTGCTACTGGAAGATCTTATGTTGAAGCAAGGTTCGCTTTAGATGAAGCAGGAATCGTTTGCCCTGTAATCTGTGTAAATGGTGCTGCCCTCTTCACGGAGGATGGAAAGATTGCTGCTTCCAATCCAATGTCAGCTGCCACTGCTAAAATGGTCGCTGGATTCCTCGAAGAACAAGGGATTTATTTCGAAATATATACGAGTCAGGGGATTTATTCTAAAGACTATGAAAACGCAATATCCGCTTTGGTTGATGTATTCGTTACAGCCAATCCGGACATTGACCCTGAGAATATGCGGAAATATGCGGAGGAGCGTTTACAGCTTGGACAGGTAACTTCCATTTCCGATTATTCCGAGTTATTCAGCCATTCGAATGTGGAATATTATAAAATTCTCAGCTTCTCAAAAGATTTAAGTTTATTGAATCAAATTGCAACGAAATTGAAAGGACAGGGAGTTACAGTCACTTCATCAGGACGTGAAAATGTGGAAATCATGAGTGGGACAGCTCAAAAAGGTACGGCACTTGAAACATATGTGAATGAAAAATCCGGTTCGATGCAGGAAACCATGGCCATTGGGGATAATTATAATGATGTATCCATGTTTGAACGGGTAGGTTTGTCTGTCGCAATGGGAAATGCCCCGCTTGATATTCAAAAACTGTGTGATGAAGTAACAGGCAAGAATGATGAGTCCGGTGTAGCGGAGGCCATTTTAAAGGTACTTAAACAGTCAGCCTATTAA
- a CDS encoding PQQ-dependent sugar dehydrogenase, whose amino-acid sequence MKKWLLFFLMATMTLTGCNMNEEDSKTQPNPDKEVTGTLGEDPDVLVTNLHIPWSIQKEGDTMYVSERTGTIVEWDKGKMTRQKVNLKKTLSTKAEAGLLGFSLTPDFAKSRQAFAYYTYEEGRESINRIVILQKDDDKWQEMETLIDGIPSGEFHHGGRIKVGPDDKLYATTGDARKPEIAQDIDSLGGKILRMNLDGTIPKDNPFGNSYVYSYGHRNPQGLAWDEVGQLYESEHGDSAHDELNKIDPGKNYGWPEIEGDEQKPGMVNPLIHSGENTWAPSGMAYFDGKLYFAALRGEALKGYDVQSGKLTNIITGSGRIRDVFVDGESLYFISNNTDGRGNPDEKDDKLYRLPLSRLKGNMP is encoded by the coding sequence TTGAAAAAATGGCTCTTATTTTTCCTTATGGCAACAATGACTTTAACTGGTTGTAACATGAATGAAGAGGACAGCAAAACCCAGCCGAATCCTGATAAAGAAGTGACGGGCACTTTAGGAGAAGATCCGGATGTGCTAGTAACGAACCTGCATATCCCATGGTCGATTCAGAAGGAAGGGGACACAATGTATGTCTCAGAGCGGACAGGAACCATCGTAGAATGGGACAAGGGTAAGATGACACGGCAAAAGGTCAACCTTAAAAAGACATTGTCTACAAAAGCGGAAGCTGGGTTACTTGGATTTTCGTTAACTCCCGATTTCGCTAAGAGCAGGCAAGCTTTCGCCTATTATACGTATGAAGAAGGCAGGGAATCCATCAATCGAATCGTCATTTTACAAAAAGATGATGATAAATGGCAGGAGATGGAGACCTTGATCGATGGCATACCAAGCGGGGAATTCCACCATGGTGGCCGAATCAAGGTTGGACCGGACGATAAGCTATATGCAACAACAGGTGATGCAAGAAAGCCGGAGATCGCACAGGACATAGATTCTTTAGGCGGGAAGATTTTGCGCATGAATCTGGATGGCACCATTCCGAAAGATAATCCTTTTGGGAACTCATACGTCTATTCATACGGTCACCGCAATCCACAAGGTCTGGCGTGGGATGAAGTCGGACAATTGTATGAAAGTGAGCACGGCGATTCGGCTCACGATGAATTAAATAAGATCGATCCAGGTAAAAACTACGGCTGGCCAGAAATAGAAGGCGATGAGCAAAAACCTGGTATGGTAAATCCATTGATTCATTCCGGTGAAAATACATGGGCTCCTTCTGGAATGGCCTATTTTGACGGAAAGCTTTATTTTGCAGCATTAAGGGGCGAAGCGCTTAAGGGTTATGATGTACAGAGCGGAAAACTGACTAATATCATTACGGGCTCAGGAAGGATACGTGATGTTTTCGTAGATGGAGAATCCCTTTATTTCATAAGCAACAATACGGATGGCCGAGGAAATCCTGATGAAAAAGACGATAAGCTATATCGTTTGCCACTATCTCGGTTAAAAGGAAATATGCCCTGA
- a CDS encoding ECF transporter S component, protein MDVRKISAIAIFIALSAVGAMIKIPSPIGSIALDSFPALLAAIVLGPVSGAIVAGLGHIISAFIGGMTLGPFHFLIMVEMAVLVWMFGILYIQGKKVGAFFLFFIGNAFILALPFAFLISYGFYALLVPGLTVATAVNVVLAVLLLPRLEPVLKKMIFKDGLVE, encoded by the coding sequence ATGGATGTAAGAAAAATTAGTGCAATTGCTATATTCATTGCCTTATCGGCAGTAGGGGCAATGATTAAAATCCCTTCCCCGATCGGGAGTATCGCTTTGGATAGTTTTCCGGCCCTTTTGGCTGCCATCGTACTTGGCCCGGTATCGGGGGCTATTGTAGCTGGGCTTGGTCATATCATTTCAGCGTTCATTGGCGGAATGACACTTGGGCCATTCCATTTTTTGATCATGGTCGAAATGGCGGTTCTCGTATGGATGTTTGGAATTTTATATATACAAGGAAAAAAAGTAGGCGCATTTTTCCTCTTCTTTATCGGTAATGCTTTCATCTTAGCCTTGCCTTTCGCATTTCTGATCAGCTATGGTTTTTACGCGTTGTTGGTTCCGGGATTAACGGTGGCGACGGCGGTAAATGTAGTATTGGCAGTCCTTTTACTGCCCCGCTTGGAGCCTGTTTTGAAAAAAATGATCTTTAAAGATGGACTCGTAGAATGA
- a CDS encoding bifunctional adenosylcobinamide kinase/adenosylcobinamide-phosphate guanylyltransferase, with translation MGRPEQFKEGRTLHFVTGGAYNGKTKWVKQLYGLENDVLWLSGYRKEQPKLIDFQGETVVLQGLDAWIQQDAEKMDSDSIRKRWKEIMADWRIWEKERDEHNCIVIGSDISKGIVPMEARDRRWRDACGWVFQDVASISRRVDIIWYGINQRIK, from the coding sequence ATGGGAAGACCGGAACAGTTTAAGGAGGGGAGAACGCTGCACTTTGTTACAGGAGGCGCCTATAATGGGAAAACTAAATGGGTAAAGCAATTGTATGGTTTGGAAAATGATGTCCTTTGGCTATCCGGTTATCGAAAAGAACAGCCGAAATTGATTGATTTTCAAGGCGAGACTGTTGTATTGCAAGGGTTGGATGCATGGATTCAGCAAGATGCAGAAAAAATGGATTCAGATTCGATTCGAAAAAGATGGAAGGAAATCATGGCTGATTGGCGAATATGGGAGAAAGAAAGGGATGAACACAACTGCATTGTGATCGGTTCTGATATTTCCAAAGGCATTGTCCCGATGGAAGCGAGAGATCGCAGATGGCGCGATGCCTGCGGATGGGTCTTTCAAGATGTAGCATCCATATCAAGGCGCGTTGATATCATCTGGTATGGAATAAACCAGCGAATAAAATAG
- the gntK gene encoding gluconokinase, translated as MGHSGYMMGIDIGTTSTKVVLFSKRGEVVQSCSKGYPLHSPTPSVAEQDPEEIYKAVIIAIGEVMITSGIKKDELGFISFSSAMHSLIAMGKDGNPLTNSITWADNRSAAYAGKLKASEQGMQLYHRTGTPIHPMSPITKVMWLRSEHPGTFNETDKFIGIKEYIIYKFFNEYVMDYSLASATGMFNLNDLNWDEEALTIAGIGADKLPTLVPTTHILSGLSEELAAKMNIQAGTPFVIGASDGVLANLGQNAIKPGVLAVTIGTSGAVRTVSDRPLTDPKGRTFCYALTENHWVIGGPVNNGGITFRWARDQLGRVEIEKAKASGQDSYEILTDMASNIAPGSDGLIFHPYMAGERAPLWSADARGSFFGLALHHTRDHMVRAVLEGVMYNLYSVLLAVRELTGAPEKIHASGGFVRSKLWRQIMADIFNQNVTIPESFESSSLGAAVLGLYALGEIESLDEVEGMIGETNELVPIEENVKVYEELMSIYLSVSRNLEDDYKRIADFQRRHLE; from the coding sequence ATGGGACATTCAGGTTATATGATGGGGATCGATATTGGTACGACGAGTACGAAGGTTGTTCTTTTTTCAAAAAGGGGGGAGGTTGTCCAATCCTGTTCGAAGGGATACCCTCTTCACAGTCCAACGCCTTCGGTTGCGGAACAAGATCCAGAAGAAATTTATAAAGCGGTCATCATTGCAATAGGCGAGGTTATGATTACAAGCGGAATAAAGAAGGATGAACTGGGTTTCATATCGTTCAGTTCGGCGATGCATAGCTTGATCGCCATGGGTAAAGACGGTAATCCGCTTACGAATAGCATTACATGGGCGGATAATCGAAGTGCTGCCTATGCGGGGAAATTGAAGGCTTCGGAACAGGGGATGCAATTGTATCACAGGACGGGGACGCCCATTCATCCAATGTCCCCAATCACGAAAGTAATGTGGTTAAGAAGTGAGCATCCCGGGACTTTTAACGAAACGGACAAATTTATAGGGATTAAAGAATACATCATCTATAAATTTTTCAATGAGTATGTGATGGATTATTCGCTCGCTTCTGCAACGGGCATGTTCAACTTGAATGACTTGAATTGGGATGAAGAGGCACTCACCATTGCTGGAATTGGGGCTGACAAGCTGCCAACGCTTGTCCCCACAACGCATATTCTCTCAGGTTTAAGTGAGGAATTAGCTGCAAAAATGAACATTCAGGCAGGTACCCCGTTTGTTATTGGCGCGAGTGATGGCGTGCTTGCGAACTTAGGGCAAAACGCCATCAAGCCAGGCGTTCTGGCAGTGACAATCGGAACGAGCGGTGCAGTAAGAACCGTTAGTGACCGACCGCTTACCGACCCGAAAGGCAGGACATTCTGCTATGCCCTTACTGAGAATCATTGGGTAATCGGTGGACCGGTCAACAATGGGGGAATCACCTTCCGATGGGCACGGGATCAATTAGGACGTGTGGAAATCGAAAAAGCGAAGGCTTCTGGACAGGACTCCTATGAGATACTGACGGATATGGCTTCCAATATTGCACCTGGATCGGATGGGTTGATATTCCATCCGTATATGGCAGGGGAACGGGCGCCATTATGGAGTGCCGATGCAAGGGGCTCCTTCTTTGGACTGGCTCTTCATCACACTCGTGACCATATGGTCCGGGCAGTGCTGGAGGGTGTGATGTATAACTTATACAGTGTCCTTCTTGCTGTTAGGGAACTGACTGGTGCTCCCGAGAAAATTCATGCAAGCGGTGGGTTTGTCCGCTCGAAGCTCTGGCGTCAAATCATGGCTGATATATTTAATCAGAACGTGACAATTCCAGAAAGCTTTGAGAGTTCGAGCTTAGGTGCCGCCGTTCTGGGGTTGTACGCTTTAGGGGAAATCGAGAGCCTCGATGAGGTTGAGGGTATGATTGGTGAAACGAATGAACTTGTCCCAATCGAAGAGAACGTTAAAGTGTATGAAGAATTAATGTCGATTTATTTATCCGTGAGCAGGAATTTAGAAGACGACTATAAGAGGATCGCTGATTTCCAAAGACGTCATTTAGAATGA
- a CDS encoding ATP-binding protein, giving the protein MSDSLILPFSESDSLIVSSDNSGGIGLKEKDLVHVPYEVVGYYSFRVAVMECLGVGGSPVSVVLNNFCGDEAWEDLTRGVRKGLKELGMEDLPITGSTESNMPLLQSAVGLMVIGKRVNECIKKQHPLRKIALIGRPLVGEEVMDQQDWVAPLSLYKSLCEMEDVQALPVGSKGIAYEWEHLDQSGEGVSVHISNEVDIEKSSGPSTCFLIAYPEQLEKEIKHRSGPLFIGE; this is encoded by the coding sequence ATGAGTGATTCATTGATTTTACCATTTTCTGAATCAGATTCATTGATTGTTTCAAGTGATAATAGCGGCGGAATCGGCCTGAAGGAAAAAGATCTTGTCCATGTTCCTTATGAGGTCGTTGGATATTATTCCTTTCGGGTTGCCGTCATGGAATGTTTGGGCGTTGGCGGAAGTCCAGTATCCGTTGTCCTAAATAATTTCTGCGGTGATGAAGCCTGGGAGGACTTGACCAGGGGTGTCAGGAAGGGGCTGAAAGAATTGGGAATGGAGGACCTTCCCATTACTGGCAGCACAGAAAGTAACATGCCGCTTCTTCAATCCGCGGTTGGACTTATGGTGATCGGTAAACGAGTGAATGAATGTATTAAAAAGCAACATCCTTTACGAAAAATCGCACTGATCGGCAGGCCGCTCGTTGGAGAAGAAGTAATGGATCAGCAAGATTGGGTCGCGCCATTATCTTTATATAAAAGCCTATGTGAAATGGAAGACGTTCAGGCACTTCCAGTCGGCTCAAAAGGGATAGCATATGAATGGGAGCATCTGGATCAAAGTGGTGAAGGTGTTTCTGTGCATATAAGCAATGAAGTCGATATTGAAAAATCGTCAGGGCCATCCACCTGCTTCCTCATTGCTTATCCTGAACAACTGGAGAAAGAAATCAAGCACCGATCCGGTCCTCTTTTTATTGGTGAATGA
- the ybaK gene encoding Cys-tRNA(Pro) deacylase, with the protein MGASKTNAMRILDNKRIEYGMMSYDATDGKIDGITVADKIGKAPETVFKTLVTHNGPQQLYVFVIPVATELDLKKAAKAAGAKKIEMLAVKDLQKYTGYIRGGCSPIGMKKQYPTFIDESAANLPEIIVSGGKIGTQIVLKPSEFLEVTQAESVGLIK; encoded by the coding sequence ATGGGAGCAAGTAAAACGAATGCAATGCGAATTCTAGATAACAAACGTATAGAGTATGGCATGATGAGTTATGATGCCACCGATGGAAAAATCGACGGGATCACTGTTGCGGACAAAATTGGAAAAGCGCCAGAAACCGTTTTTAAAACGCTTGTTACCCATAACGGACCACAGCAGCTTTATGTATTCGTCATTCCTGTAGCCACCGAACTGGATTTGAAAAAAGCAGCGAAGGCGGCAGGGGCAAAAAAAATAGAAATGCTTGCAGTTAAAGACCTGCAAAAATACACAGGGTACATTCGGGGAGGCTGTTCCCCGATTGGAATGAAAAAGCAATACCCGACCTTTATCGATGAAAGTGCAGCAAACCTGCCTGAAATCATCGTAAGCGGAGGGAAGATCGGTACACAGATCGTTTTAAAACCGTCAGAATTCCTGGAGGTCACACAAGCGGAATCTGTAGGCCTAATAAAATAG
- a CDS encoding cob(I)yrinic acid a,c-diamide adenosyltransferase has protein sequence MKIYTRTGDKGQTSVIGGRLDKDDIRVDSYGTVDEVNSYIGLAVTELDPAIFTDVLADLEKIQHELFDCGGDLATVSEKAPQKLTDEAITYLEERIDAFIIEAPELEKFILPGGTKAAATIHIARTVTRRAERLVVSLIKSGAAVSPLSLQYLNRLSDYFFAVARVINFRLGVKDVEYIRSANVFRGGKRKEKE, from the coding sequence ATGAAAATCTATACACGTACAGGGGATAAGGGACAAACAAGCGTAATCGGTGGTCGGCTTGACAAGGATGACATCCGTGTTGATTCTTATGGAACGGTGGATGAAGTGAATAGCTATATCGGTCTTGCGGTTACTGAATTGGACCCCGCGATATTTACGGATGTATTGGCCGATCTAGAGAAAATCCAGCATGAGTTATTTGACTGTGGCGGTGATTTGGCAACCGTTTCCGAGAAGGCCCCACAAAAGTTGACGGATGAGGCCATTACCTATTTGGAAGAACGAATAGATGCCTTCATAATCGAAGCTCCGGAATTGGAAAAGTTTATCCTGCCTGGCGGCACAAAAGCTGCTGCAACCATTCATATTGCCCGTACAGTTACAAGAAGGGCGGAACGATTGGTCGTTTCATTGATCAAGTCTGGTGCGGCTGTTTCACCATTATCACTTCAATATTTAAATCGTTTGTCGGATTACTTCTTTGCTGTTGCACGTGTGATCAATTTCCGTCTTGGTGTGAAAGATGTGGAATATATCCGTAGCGCAAATGTGTTCCGTGGAGGGAAAAGAAAGGAAAAAGAGTAA